CGAAGgtaacctactttttgaagtgatttgtttgacaataagatgaaaacatcatgactggttgtgttcatggcaCATTAACAGGTAATGcatttttacagttaaattaAAGGCCTCAGACTGGCCtcttgctgatctaggatcaggttcacCCCTATCCATTGAGTCTTATTAATTAAGACAATGCATGTAGGCAGTggaaagacagagatagacattGTAGGAGAACATAGCAGGAAAACCAGTGTGATGGTATTTACACAATGCATGCTGGCTATTGGCAGTAACAACCAGTGATATTTCAAACTATATGCTGTACGTTATGTGTTGTTAGAAagaccctgttctctctctctctctctcatggttaTTCACTGGTATATTACAGTCATGTGAGAGAGGTTAACTTCCAGGAGAAATGTCATTTCTATGTCAACActcacttaaacacacacacacgcacacatacacacacatatagatatacacacacatacacttgacATTTCTCAACACATTGGAGTATCGCTTTGCTTCTAAAGTCACTTTATTGAGACATATTCattgttgttatgttgttgatTTAGATGGTATAGTTGTAGATGTTGTTGTtggtgctgttgttgttgttatatcattgttgttgttgtttccccAGGCCAGGAGCGCTATGGCAACATGACGCGGGTTTACTACCGCGAGGCTGTAGGAGCGTTGGTGATCTTTGACATGACGCGGGCCTCTACCTTCCAGGCTGTCCTCAAGTGGAAGGGAGACCTCGACTCCAAGGTAAGAGATACATTATTATTTTAACATGCTTAGAACTAGTCATAATGAATTATACATGCAGGTTGTACTATACAGTGAGGTGGTAGTGAGTGCCTGTACCCTGAGTGGCTCAACTAGTACTATCCTCTTTCAAATAAAACATCTCCACCGTTGTTTACATTTCATAAAgacttaaatttttttttttttttttacatttgttaagatccttctctcctctcatccatctCACCCCTCACTCCCATTTTCTCTATATTTCCTTGCCCTTACATCTTtctcccccattttcctctccaaccccccccccccccccctctccctcaccccacACCCCTCCCAGGTTGCTCTGGGTAACGGGAGGCCAGTTCCGGCCGTCTTATTGGGTAATAAATGTGACCAGCTGAGTACGGGTCTCTGTTCCAAACTACCCAAACTGGAGAACTTCACTAGAGACCACGGCTTTGTAGGGTGGTACGAGACCTCCGCCaaggtgaggggtgtgtgtgtgtgtgagagagcaagaCCATGGTTTCGTAGAGTGGTAAGAGGTCAAGGGTCACGACATGGGGTTGCTGCATAGAGAGGGATGGGTCTCTATTGTTGCTGTATGTTGTGTATATCAGGGGATACAAGCTTTGTGTTTGGAAATGTTAAGAGATGTGTGTGTTAGCAGACAATGTTTTGCGTGTACGAGTTGCTTTCTGGAATGTAAAAAGTGTCATTATACCTACTTTTTGCTAGCTGAGTGAGGGATTGTGTCTGTGCATATAAAGACTTTTTTTCTTCCcattctcttgctctctctctctctctctatctgtccctcaccccctctttctttctctctctctcatgttatgtctctctctctcacacacatctctctctctctttgcccttccattctttccccctctctcccctctcccacccctcttAGGACAACACCAACATCGACGCGGCCATCATGTGTTTGGTAGAGAGCATCATGGCTGTAGAAGAGGAAAGGCCGCCAGCTGGAGATCCTAGGGACCCTAGTGTCCTGGTCTTACCACGCTTTGACTACAATAGGACAGGGATGGCTGGACTGCCTGGGTGCGATGGGTGTAAAAAGCGACCTCTGCCTGGCCGAATGGAGATGGGGGATATTTGAGGGATGAGAGACGGTGAGTGATGGGGGggaaggagtggaggagagatgaTAGGGAGCTAACTAGTTGTGATGGGTGTAATAAGTTAACTCTGTCAGGCCAGAGGGACATGGGCGATATCTgaaggggggatagagggagagagaaagacagcggcTTTTGACTCCAACATGCTAGGATGGAAGGGGACTGAGGGGGAGAGATGAAGGAAGAGATGGGAAGGagtaggggatagagagagagggggatgggaaaTATAGTGTGTGTAAAAGAGGGTAGCATGATACTTTAGATATGGATGGACTGCTGCTAAGGGTCATGTGAGCTGAGCCTGGATGACATGAGAGATCTAATCACATCACAGTGGAGGACAGAAGCATCCACATCGGCAAGGAAACAGCTGTGATGTTATCAATAGCGTTGCTGTTGCAACACACTCATCACGAAGGCtgctttcgtaaattcactctggccatctactccgatttcagagcactctcatttgagtgtgtcagagtgcagaacaactgatgaatttacgaacttGCAACACCCCTTGAAGAAGACCAGTGTCAATTAAAGTCTGCAAAAAAACATCATTCAATTGTTGCCAGgggcacagttacagtcactaacgctctagataacatgaaaacagcctaaccagctctgctagggcaagtaaaatggccagtgaggtgttctctcatatgtgtctggaagtagctagtgagctagccaactttagccagttagcttgggtgcttgattgCTGTTGCGGGGTCAGaacactcggatcaacccttctcctcgggccagagcgtccagtatgcactctgaacgctccgagagcaaaaacgctctgaatttacaaaacagacaatctgacaatgctctgaatttacaaatgacCCAGAGCGTACCATGACACACTGGAGGCAATTTATGAACACACCCATAGTGAAAAAGAGACAGTGTCGTTCTATACCAAAATAAGATATACCAtcttctgtctgtatgtgtgcttgtgtatTTAGTTATAACCATCAACATTAAACTTCTGCCTCTACACAGCTTTGTAAAGTATAATTAATGTTCAACAAGCTATGGTCAGGTCACACCCATTAACCAACAGCTTGAGAATGATGCTAAAGCTTACTGAATGCTTCCCAGTCGAAACAGTTtggacctgtctcctccccttcatctaaactgattgaaatggagttacaagtgacatcattaagggatcatagctttcacttggattcacctggtcagtctacagtatgtcatggaaagagcaggtgttcttaatgttttgtatactcggtATATATTATGCAACATTTTGTggcgtttttgttcgttttggtgtTCGGCAGTGTTCGGAAGGTTTTTTTCCGGCGTCTACGCCCCTttgtctgtgattggtcaacagtagggattcctCAATGAAGTCTTTGTTGTCAATCAACGACAAACAACTAGTTTTCATGCAAATCTTTTCACTTGAGAAAAACTGCACCAAATATCTTAGTTAGTTGTCAAATTGGGCGACTAAGACCTCagcaaaaatgtaaacatttggCAGATTTCGTGATTTATCTTAAattgatttttactattttgaggaagtgttacTGTATGTTGTTACGGTGTCTCAAGAGGGTCAAACTGTAATATTTTGAAGCAAATATCATTTTAAGGGAGTATGTTAGGCACAGACGTTCACTTCGCCTAgctgagttctgctaggagcaaaccaaCCTAGCATGCGAACGCCTTTAGTCTGTGATAATGAAATCGGGAGGCTGAAAGGTGTAAATTAGTCtgtctcaaattgcaccctattcagCAGTAGTGATAGGGATTTTTTTTAATACAGTtacatatcacaatattattttggatGATATATCAATACTTAAATTGTCTCCAAGTATggattttttaatttatttttactaggtagcgttagctaacgttactcagctgtacctgcaccaaaatgACGGTATTTTTAATCCTATAGAtttttctccatcttcttttcaA
The DNA window shown above is from Salmo trutta chromosome 8, fSalTru1.1, whole genome shotgun sequence and carries:
- the LOC115198597 gene encoding ras-related protein Rab-38 isoform X1, with protein sequence MSSHNPTMQQERLLKVLVIGDLGVGKTSIIKRYVHQIFSQHYRATVGVDFAFKLLNWDHKTVVRLQLWDIAGQERYGNMTRVYYREAVGALVIFDMTRASTFQAVLKWKGDLDSKVALGNGRPVPAVLLGNKCDQLSTGLCSKLPKLENFTRDHGFVGWYETSAKDNTNIDAAIMCLVESIMAVEEERPPAGDPRDPSVLVLPRFDYNRTGMAGLPGCDGCKKRPLPGRMEMGDI
- the LOC115198597 gene encoding ras-related protein Rab-38 isoform X2, which encodes MSIRYSPNITEPPSESTSPSNSSIGITRRSCDCSCGTSQVGQLITGQERYGNMTRVYYREAVGALVIFDMTRASTFQAVLKWKGDLDSKVALGNGRPVPAVLLGNKCDQLSTGLCSKLPKLENFTRDHGFVGWYETSAKDNTNIDAAIMCLVESIMAVEEERPPAGDPRDPSVLVLPRFDYNRTGMAGLPGCDGCKKRPLPGRMEMGDI